Sequence from the Drosophila subpulchrella strain 33 F10 #4 breed RU33 chromosome 3R, RU_Dsub_v1.1 Primary Assembly, whole genome shotgun sequence genome:
TATATTGCTTACACCCCAATTGGTTTTCGGAGCACAGCTAGTTCATACAAGTCCATCAAGTTGTGTAGATCGGAGAAAGGCATTTTCACGGAAAGTTGTAGGGAAAGAAGGAATATGACAATCACATATGTAACGGCTGGTCCGGATGGCGTAGATCCAAATGCATTTACAATTAAGAATCGAGAGGAAATATATATTCCTAAGGCACCTCCTCCACAGCCACCGTTACAAAGGGGTTCAACCATTACCAATCTAGGATCCTTACGACAAGTCAACAAGCAACTTAATGTGGCCTGTGCAGGTGGGTAAATGGGATATAAAGTCTATTTAGTAAAAGGACGTTACTTATCCTTTAACCCCCACTTAACAGTGTTTTTTCTCTTTGTCTACGGCGGCATGGACTTCGCCCACAGTGCGGGTTGGAATCAGACCCTGAACACCACCGCCACGCAGGTTTTCAAATGCAGTTGGTTTATTGGAGTTTTGGCTGGAGCTGCAGTGGCCTCCCTGGCTATGACCTTTCTGCCGAAGATGACCTTCTATGTGcgtaaaaaaaaactttatagaCGACCCCTTGCTGTTACTTAATTTCTTTTAGGTCCTTGGGGGCATAATGCAACTCATTGGATCGATTATTTTCACCTGTGCCCCCTTTCATTACGGATGCCTTCTGGCCGCTCGATATGTGGCCGGAGCAGGAATTGGATTGATCACGGTACCCTTCCTTATCCATAGTGCCGAAGTGGCCTCGGATAACTATCGGGGAGTCAGTGGATCAATGGAGCAGTGTGGCCTGGCTTTGGGCATTGCCATTCAGGTAACTACTATAAAGAGTTCTAAAGTCTAATCCAAGAAAGTATAACAACCAATCCAATAGGTTATCTACGACACCCAATGGGTGGAAGACAAGGAGGCATCAGTCAACGAGGTTCATGGGATCATTGGTATAGTGTTTTCCCTACTGGGTCTTGGGATGACAGCCCTGTCGATAGAGTCGCCCATCCATCACCTTCGACGCAATCAAGAGGAGAAGGCCCGCGAATGTCACAAGAAACTATTGGGAAGCTTCAACATTTCAGAAGACCTGGCATTTGAGGAGGTAAAATACTACGTGCAAGAGAGCCAGAAGAGGACCTTCTTCCAGGAGCTTTGGAGCTCAGTGGTGCCCTTCATAAAACTGCTGCTCTACCGCGGCTTCGTGGCCTTCTCATTTTCCCTGCCCCTCTCCGAATCCCTGATCAAGAGTACGCTCCAGACCGAGGGATATATCTCTTGTTGGCCAGTGACCGTTTGGGGAATGGTCCGTCTCCTTGGAGCTCTGGTCGCCCAGGGATTTCTGGACAAGATGGGACGCAAGCTTCTCTCACTCGTGGGTTTACTCTGCATGGCCATCCTAATGCTCTGCATGGCTGTCTCCTATGCAGATCCCGCCAATGTTCTCCTCACCTACTATATGAACCAGGTGTGGAAACTAGGAGTGGCTTTCCAGGCCTTCGCAGGACTCTTCGTCTGCAGCTCATCGGTCTACCTTGGCGAAGCCTTTCCCATGAAAGTAAAGCCCTTGCTGGTGGGATACATCGTGGGCTTCGAACAGACGGTTCACATCATCAATATTGTCGGCTACAATCGGGGATCGGAGACTTTCTTCTACCACTACTACTTGTCGGTGGGAATCATCCTGTTTGTTGGCGTGATTTTCTTTGGACTTGTAATTCCAGAAACTAAGAAGATAACACTGCGTGATGCCGGAAAACGATTCCAGCGTTGGCACAATATTAGATTATTTTAGTgaatcaaaattcaaaataaataaattgcaaacATATAATCAAAACTGGGTTAAGCTTAAAACTGTTTCGATCAAGACAAGAAATTgtcaaaattaatttataaatttcaaGTTCTTGATTAGGTAAAATAGCAAACAGAAAACGATTGTCTTATCCCCATTAGTTATCTTTGACACTTTTTAATCGAATCAATTATTTCGGATTGATAACATTTTTCCCATAACTTTTAGCACGTTATCCTCTTATCCATTTTCAATAAGCTTTTATGAAGACCTCTCATTTTTGGGGGTATACCTCGAAAAACGATGGCTCATGCTCGTTGAACCTTGCCCCTCCTAAGCGATCCATTTAACCAAGTTAGCCAGGATATCTCAAAGAGGTGAGTAACAACATTGAACTCGGGGCCCTTGAATGTTTCTGTGACATTATCAAGAATTATCGAGGCTTACTTGAAATGAATCACGGCGAGCGACAGGCCTACCGTAAAGCGGAGTACGCGAGTATCTACCGGCTGATAAAACATATCAATTAACAGATATCTTTTTTGCTGATAGCTAGTACTTACGCagaaatatttcataaaagCTCGGCCAGTCAGCAAGTGGCCACCAAAACGACCGAATCGATCCAGCTCCTTGCAAGGGCAAGAAGAATTTAGACCGCTGCCTGGTTACATAAGTTAGGAACATGACGACCACATATGTCACTGGGGGTCCAGTGCCCGTCCAGCAAACCACCTACATCACCACCGGCCCCCAAGTACAGACCACTTATGTCACCAATGTACGACAAcctccaccaccaccgccgccaCAAACCACGGTGGTCATCACCCAATCCAACGGACGCTGGGCAACTCCCTCTCAAACGCAGTCTGGAACAGCAGGTGAGATTAGCAGAACTATAAATtcggttaaaatataaaagccATCTTTGGAATGCAAGCCAGTTCTTACAAAATTCAGTTTAAATGCCTTAGAaacttaaaaacatttttgattttttagaTTTCAAACCACTTGAACAATTTGCAAAGGCATTTGTAAAAATGCTCTATTGTTTTGAATAAGCCTAATTAATAGATAAGAGCAAAtggtttaatttaattgacgCCTTAAGATGTACTtatttgaacatttttgtttataacAATACAATTTTACTGTTTTTCCTAAGAACCTGATTGTGATTTCAAGAAAACTATTTTATCAAACAAAATTCTAGGAAACATATTGTGATTTTTCCAACCGATAATAATAATCCTCCAACTTTGTGCCTTAATAGCCACCCTTCTCTTCGTGTACGCTGGTATGGACATGGCCCAAGGTCTCGGCTGGAACTTGACCACCATTCCCGCCTTTGCAACTCTGGAGTTCCAGTACAGTTGGTTCGTTGGGGTTATAATAGGAACTGTTGTGGCCGCCATAACAGCATCATTTCTGCCCAAGGCAGTCTTTTATGTGAGTCTAATAAAAATGCCTATTTCTATTTTCAATAATCATGATTCCGATCCGCAGGGCCTGGGTGGAGTCATGAACTTGATCGACGCCATTATCTTTGTGAGTGCTCCCTACCAGTACGAGTCGATCCTGGCTGCCCGGTATGTGGGTGGAGTGGGCATCGGGCTGATCACCGTGCCCTTCATCATCCATAGTGCTGAGATCGCTTCGAGTTCGAACCGAGGAACCTGCTGCGCCCTGGAGCAATATGGTTTGGCTTTGGGAGTGGCCATCCAAGTGATCTATGactcccagtggagtgctaGTTTGGGCATGACCATCAATCGGGTGCACGGCATCTTTGGCATCGTCTTCACTGCGATTGCCCTGGGAAGTGTGGCCATTACGATAGACTCGCCGATCTACTATATCCGCCAGAATCAGGAGCAGAAGGCTCGGGCCAGTGTGAAGCAGCTGATGGGTGTCTATTGGACGCGGGAGGCAGGAGACCGGGCCTACGACGAGGCCAAGCTGTACGTGGTGGAGGGCAGCAGCCAGGGAGTGGGTGAGCAGCTGAAGGAGTCCATGATGCCCTTCCTGAAGGTGCTGCTCTTCCGCTGCTTCGTGGCCTTCACCTTCTCCATCCCACTCTCCGAGTCCTTGGTGGAGACCACTCAGCTGGTGGAGGGCAGCACGTACTCATGGCCCACGATCATATTTGGCATTCTCCGCCTGATCGGAGCCCTGATCACATTCGGTATCCTGGACACCGCTGGCCGGAAGTTCGTCTCGCTGCTGGGACTCATGTGCATGGCCGGATTGATGCTGGGAATGGC
This genomic interval carries:
- the LOC119547939 gene encoding probable polyol transporter 6, which produces MTITYVTAGPDGVDPNAFTIKNREEIYIPKAPPPQPPLQRGSTITNLGSLRQVNKQLNVACAVFFLFVYGGMDFAHSAGWNQTLNTTATQVFKCSWFIGVLAGAAVASLAMTFLPKMTFYVLGGIMQLIGSIIFTCAPFHYGCLLAARYVAGAGIGLITVPFLIHSAEVASDNYRGVSGSMEQCGLALGIAIQVIYDTQWVEDKEASVNEVHGIIGIVFSLLGLGMTALSIESPIHHLRRNQEEKARECHKKLLGSFNISEDLAFEEVKYYVQESQKRTFFQELWSSVVPFIKLLLYRGFVAFSFSLPLSESLIKSTLQTEGYISCWPVTVWGMVRLLGALVAQGFLDKMGRKLLSLVGLLCMAILMLCMAVSYADPANVLLTYYMNQVWKLGVAFQAFAGLFVCSSSVYLGEAFPMKVKPLLVGYIVGFEQTVHIINIVGYNRGSETFFYHYYLSVGIILFVGVIFFGLVIPETKKITLRDAGKRFQRWHNIRLF
- the LOC119547949 gene encoding LOW QUALITY PROTEIN: D-xylose-proton symporter-like 2 (The sequence of the model RefSeq protein was modified relative to this genomic sequence to represent the inferred CDS: substituted 1 base at 1 genomic stop codon), with protein sequence MTTTYVTGGPVPVQQTTYITTGPQVQTTYVTNVRQPPPPPPPQTTVVITQSNGRWATPSQTQSGTAATLLFVYAGMDMAQGLGWNLTTIPAFATLEFQYSWFVGVIIGTVVAAITASFLPKAVFYGLGGVMNLIDAIIFVSAPYQYESILAARYVGGVGIGLITVPFIIHSAEIASSSNRGTCCALEQYGLALGVAIQVIYDSQWSASLGMTINRVHGIFGIVFTAIALGSVAITIDSPIYYIRQNQEQKARASVKQLMGVYWTREAGDRAYDEAKLYVVEGSSQGVGEQLKESMMPFLKVLLFRCFVAFTFSIPLSESLVETTQLVEGSTYSWPTIIFGILRLIGALITFGILDTAGRKFVSLLGLMCMAGLMLGMAGVYGDYAHFIEDYFMWXVCRLGMAFQFFAGLFICSSSVYLGEAFPMRVKPFLIGLIVCLEQVIHIIVIVKFTPFAEFFYTYFVTVGIIMVIGLVAFAVLMPETRGLTLRQAGERFRR